The sequence TGCGCCGGCCGCCGAGACGGTCGAGCTCGGCCGCAAGCGCGGCAACGTTGACCCGGTCGGCCTCGCTTCGCGTCACGGCAAAGCGCAGCACTGCCAGCTGCCAGGCGCAGAGGAGCCTTTGATGGTCTTCGACTGATAGCTGCATGCGATATCCGAACGCCGAGCGAGGTGTCAGGCCCCGACGCTGTCGACCAGCTCCTCGTCAGCGATCGCGGCGAAGGCGCGCACCAGCTCCCGGTGCGCGGCCGCGTCCAGCGGCACGATCGGCAGCCTTGTGGCCGGCGACATCAGGCCCAGCACGCTCAGGGCGCTCTTGAGCGCGGCAGGGCTGTCCTGGGCGAGGCAGGTGATGAGTGGGGCAAGGCGCTTGTGCAGGTAACGTGCCGACTGCAGGCGGCCTTGCCTGATCTGCGAGAAGATCATGCGGCACAGATCGGGCGCGATGTTGGAGACCTCCGAGATCGCGCCGTCGCCACCACTCGCGATAGTGCCGAAGGCGGTGACGTCGTCGCCGGAGAGCAGGCGAAAGCCGGCCGGCAGCAGCCGGTTCAGGCGCATCGGGCGGGTGATGTCGCCACTGCCATCGCGCAGGCCCACGAACCGGCGAGATTCGACGAGACGCAGCAGCGTTTCGTCGGCGAGCGGGCGCAGCGTGCGGGAGGGAACGTCGTGCAGGATCACGGGCAGGCCGATGGCGTCGGCAATGGCGCGGAAATGCGCGAGCATCCCCTCCTGCATCGGCTTGTTGTAGGCGGGCACCACCGCCATGACGGCGTCGGCGCCGGCCGCCTCCGCACGCCGTGCGAGTGCGATGGCGTGGCTGGTGGCATTCGACACCGCGCCGGCGATGACCCGCACGCGGCCGCGGGCGACGTCGGCCGCGGTGCGGATGACGAGCTCCTGTTCGGCCGGGGAGAGCGTTGGCGCTTCTCCGGCCGTCTCGCAGACCACGATTGCGGGCACACCGGCTGCGGCCTGGCGCTCGCAGAGCGCGGCGAACGCCTCGACGTCGATCGCGTCAGCCGCGTCGAACGGCGTCGGCAGATCCGGAATGAAGCCGGTGAACCAGGCTGAGGGAGGGATGAACATGGTCTTTCGCCTGTTGGCGCCGGCTCAGGCGGCGCGCTGCGAGACGATGATGTCGGGGCGCTTGCCCATGTCGAGCTCGATCTCGCGCGGCAGCTCGACGATGGTCTCGGGATGCTGTCCGTTCTCGAACAGCGCGTATTTGACGGCCTGGGCGCGGCTGACGAACAGGCCGCCATAGAGGCCGTTCTGCTCCTGCGCGACCCATTGCCCCCTGCGATTGCGGCCGATGAAGACGATGGTCGAGGGGGAGCTGCACGAGGGAGGTTCGACGAGCTTCATTGACATATTCCTTCCGATTGACAGCGGTGGCGGGCGCGAGCCCGCAACCGTTCGATCAATATCTGTTCAAGCGAATATGATTTCGAGTGAGGCGCTGCGGCGATCTCATAGGAAGCTCATAAAGCTTCCTGTTCAGCTTTGCGCGTTGACAAGATGAACCAGCGCGAACAGCGCGCCGAATGCTGCGCATTCGTCCCAATGATTGAGGACGGCGCCAAACAGCTGCTCGCGCCGCAGGATCGCCACCGCGGCGCAGAGGATGATAGACATCCAGAGCAGGGTGACGAGGCTGCGGCCGAAGCCGATGCTGCCGAACGCTGCAAAGGCTCCGAGGAGGACGACGCGTACGGCAAAGCGCGCGATCACCCGCGCCGGACTCAGAGCCCGCGATGTGTTCGACGATTGCGGCAAGGCGCGAACCTGTCCGGCCGGCTCAGCTGAAGTTCTCGCAGACAACCGGCTCGTAGAGCAAATCCGGGGCAGGGCGCACAGTGGGAACGCTTGGCCGCGATACCTCTACGGCCAACGAATGCACCTCGATGAACGCCGACAGCAAAGCGAGCGAGAGGTCGGCATGGTGCGCCTCGACCGCCGCGTCCAGCCAGTCCGGCAATTCGCGCTCGCGCGAGAGCGCGCAGTGCCATTCGCCCTCGTCATAGGCGATGCGGCGGATCTGCCACAGCGGCAGCTCAAGCTCTATCAGCGCCAGCGCCGCATCGGTCCAGGCCTCCGCATCGATCAGGCGCATGACGCGCGCGGTGCGTTCGCTCTGGCCGAGCGACGGGAAGCGCCGGCAGGCTAGGATGATGTCGAGCATCAACGGCCGCGTCATGGTTTGCGTGTGACGAAGGCGCGCACTGAGTGATGGTGGATCGTTGTGTCGGAGAGCGGCGGTCATGTCAGGCCTCCTGGAGTTGGGCGTCGGTCAGTCGGCCGGCCTCTCCAAGATGGCTGGAAGGGTGTTTGAAAACGAGATGGGGATCGGGCGAGAGATATAGGGATTTCATAAGTGCCCGGATTCTTCCCGATAGGACCGACAGATTCGCGGCGGCCGTCTCCGCCGAAGGTGGAGGCTTATGGCGGCAGGGCGTTTTGAAAAGACCTTGGCCGCCGCCTGCCGTACCAACGAGAAGCAGGAGCGTCGGTGGATTGCGTCGCTGCACGGCTTGCAAAGCGCGTGCTCCCAGAATGCGTTGTCGGTGTCACATGATGGATGGCACGACGTGCCGGCCTTTATGAGATTCCTATAACGTCGCCATAGGCCTCACCTCGAAAACCTATGTGCACAATGGCACTTCAGCGCGGTGAAGTTCCCGGCCGGGAGAGACACGTGTTGCGTTCGCTTGCAGCAAGCGGCCTGCCGGGAATCCTGAGACAGGCAATGCCGGATATCGTCTCGTATTGAGGAGTATCGCCATGATGGACATTTTGATGCTGGCGCTGGGCTTCGTCTTTTTCGCCCTTGCGATCGGCTACACCTATGCCTGCGAACGGCTGTGACGGAGGGGACAATGATCTTCGATTATGCGCTCGCCGGCGCCGTCTCGTTCGGCCTCCTGGTCTATCTCACCTACGCGCTGTTGCGGCCGGAACGGTTCTGAGCCGTGTTGCTGCTTGCCGAATTGCTGCTGGCGGACGCCGCGCTCGTCGCCGGCCTGCTTGCGGTGCTCCTGCCGCTGTTGCGCCAGACACAAAGTCTGAAGGGTTAATACCATGACCATGATCGGTTGGCTCCAGATCATTCTTTTCTGCCTCATCATCGTCGCGCTCACCAAGCCGCTCGGCGGCTACATGACACGCGTCTTCAACGGCGAGCGCACGTTCTTGTCGCCGGTGCTGCGCCCCATCGAGGCCGGC is a genomic window of Bradyrhizobium sp. CB1717 containing:
- a CDS encoding K(+)-transporting ATPase subunit F, which produces MIFDYALAGAVSFGLLVYLTYALLRPERF
- the dapA gene encoding 4-hydroxy-tetrahydrodipicolinate synthase, whose translation is MFIPPSAWFTGFIPDLPTPFDAADAIDVEAFAALCERQAAAGVPAIVVCETAGEAPTLSPAEQELVIRTAADVARGRVRVIAGAVSNATSHAIALARRAEAAGADAVMAVVPAYNKPMQEGMLAHFRAIADAIGLPVILHDVPSRTLRPLADETLLRLVESRRFVGLRDGSGDITRPMRLNRLLPAGFRLLSGDDVTAFGTIASGGDGAISEVSNIAPDLCRMIFSQIRQGRLQSARYLHKRLAPLITCLAQDSPAALKSALSVLGLMSPATRLPIVPLDAAAHRELVRAFAAIADEELVDSVGA